In the Caballeronia sp. NK8 genome, CGAGCACACGCCCGCCCGCCACCGCGCCGCCGACGATCATCGCCGCCGACGCCGTGCCGTGATCCGTGCCGCCCGTGCCATTCGCCGCCGCGGTGCGGCCGAACTCAGTCGCGACGACCACCGTCGTGTTCGCCCAATGTTCGCCGAGTCCATCGCGCAAAGCCGCGAGCATCGTATCGAGCGCCTTCAGTTGCGCCGCGAGGCGCGGGTTCTGCGCGCTGTGCGTGTCCCAGCCGCCGGTTTCGATCATCGCGATGCGCGGGCCGTCCGGCTTGCTCAGAAAGCCCGCCGCGAGCTTGCCGAGGCTCGCCGGGTCCTGACGCGCGCCCGCATCGGCGGCGAGGCCGCGCGCCTGCATCGCGGCATCCCAGAGCGGATGGAGCTGCGCATCGCCCGCATAGAGTTGCGAAACACGCGTGATGAGGTCGTCCGGCGCCTGCGGCAGCGACGACGGCGCGTATGACGTCACGTCCGCGCGGCCACGCAACGCGAGCGGCACGGTCGGCGCGAACGCGACGGCATCGGCGCGCGGCGCGGGCAGCATCGAAAGAAGGCGGTTCATCCAGCCATCCTTCAGCCGATACGGCGCGTTGCCGCCGGTTTCGAGCACGTTCTGGCCGTCGAAGTGCGAGCGCTCGCGATACGGCGACGCGACCGCGTGCACGAACAGCGCCTGCCTGGCGCGATACATCTGCCCGACCTGCGCAAGCGCCGGATGCAGCGCGAACATGCCGTCGAGCTTCGTCGCGCCCGATGCGTCGATCGCGAGCGGCCCGCGCAACGTCGCGTAAGCCGGATCGCCGTAAGGCACGACGATGTTCAGCCCGTCGGCCGCGCCGCGCTGGATCACGAACACGAAGCGCCGTTCGGTGTCGGCGGAAGCGAACACGAACTGCGGCGCGACGAGCATCGCGCCGGCGCTCGCGCCCGCGCACCAGAGAAATTGGCGACGCGTCAGCATGAATTCATCTCCTCAGAAAGTCGGGCGACACGAGCAGCAGCGCGAGCGCGGTCGGCGCGCTTTCGGCGCGTGACACGGCATTCGCGGTCGCCTCGGACAGCGCACCGGGAAGCAGTTGCGGACCGAGCGTTCGGGCGTCGAGCCGGTCACCCGCGCGCGCCGCGAAGCGCTGCGCAAGCTCGACGCGGCGCACGAGCGCATCGGGCGCGGCCCAGCTCGCGGCGATATCGTCGTAACCGGCGGGCGAGCCGGGACGCCAGACCTGCTGGCCCAGTTGCGTGAGCAGCGGCGCGGCGCGCACGCCTTGCAGATCGGTGCGGCCGAGCCCGCGCAGCGATGAGACGGTCCAGTCCCACGGCGTCTTGAACTTGGCGGACGCGGGCTGCCACGCCTGCGGCGCGTCGATCAGCGCGCGATAGACCGAAGGCAGATCGCCGCCCGTATCGCTGAAGACGTTCGCGAGCTGATCGACGAGCGCGGGCGGCGGCGTATCGGCGACGAAATGGCGCGCGAGCTTCTCCGCGATGTGATGCGCGGTCGCGCGCGCGTTCGCCAGATCGTGCAGCACGGCAAGCGGCTGCGCTTCGTCAACCTGCGCGTATTGCGTGCTCATCACGGTACGCACGCCCGGCTCGTGCAGACGCGGACGGAACACGAACTGTCCGGGCGGCGTCGGATCGTTGGGATTGTTCGCGGCTGCCGCCGTCATCGCGCCGAGGCTCCAGCCGGTGAGCGTGCGGGCGAACTCGGTCACGTCGGCCTGGGTGTAGCCGCTGCGCACGCCGAGCGTATGCAGCTCCATGATCTCGCGCGCGAGGTTTTCGTTGAGCCCGCGCCGGTTGTCGGGATTGCGCATCGCGGCGCGCGCGGCGGCGGGACTGTCGGGTCCGACCGAGCGCGCCTGATCCAGAAAAATCTGCATCGCCGGATGCCGCTCTGCCGCGACCAACATGTCCTCGAAACGCCCGAGCACATGCGGGCGGATCGCTTCGTTCTCGAACGATCCGGCGAGCATCGCGACGGGCGGCTTTTCGATCGACACGGCGAAATGGTTCGCCCAGAAATGCACCAGGCGTTCGATGAAAGGCGTGTTCGTCGTGAGCGCGCTCGTCATGCGCGCATCGACGGCATCGCGGTAGGCGTCGCGGATCTGTTCGCTGTACTGCTTGCGCACGGCGGGCTTGTCGGCGTCGCTCGCGTCGCGCAGCGCGCGCTGGCGTTCGGCGAAACGCGCGGCGAGCGCGGCGCTCGATGGCTGGCCGCTCAGCCCGGACGGCATCGGTCGGTACGCGCTCTTGGGTGGATCGGCCTGTTCGATGAGCCAGCCGCGCGGATCGGCGGGCAGCGGCTCGCCCGGACGCGCGCCGAGCCCGAAGCGGTTCACCGCGATGGCGGCAGGCGAGAGTGACGGCGCGATGGCCATGAGGTGCTCCGAAGTGCTCGATGCCGGTTAAACGCTGGTGCGCGGAAAATCCGTCGCGCGATTCATTGCTTGGGCCGCGCGTCAGGTGGAAGGGCGCGCAGCGGACCGTAACGTTCCATCGCCGCGACGAGCTTCAGCCGTTCGTCGGGCGTGAGCGTCGACGCGAAGTCCGCGACCGTGCCTTCGATACGCGCGCGCAACGCGGCATCGGCCTGGCGCGTGCGGGCGAGGGCATCGTCGAGCGCACGGCGATCGAAGTCGCGCGCCGCGAGGCTTTGCGCGAGATCGATACGCCCGTCGCGTGCATCGCGGATCAGCGGCAGGCTCGCGCGGCGCGTCTCGCGCAACGCGTCGCGCAACTGGCGCTGGCGCTCGGCGGAGAGATCGGCGGCGGCGAAGCGGATGCCGCGCGGCTGCGCGGCTTCGGTGCGCTGCTGCGCGAACCATCGATACGCGCCGCCCGCGATCGATCCGATCAGAAACACATTCAGCACGAGCGACACCGCCGCGAGCGTCTTCAGCGTGCGTGGACTCATTGATCGCTCCAGTCGGAAGGGGCGCCGCCGAAGGCCGTGCCCGAATAGGATTGCTCGAACCAGCCGCCATGCGCGCTGTCCCCCGGCGCGGGTGCGGGCGCGAGCAGCGAAACCAGCAGCGCGCCCGCCGCGACGCCCGCCGCGCCCGCGCCGACGAACCCCACGCCCGAGAACCAGATGCGCGGACGTCGCCAGAAGGCGCGCGCGGGTTGCGCCGGCGCCGAAGCGACGATGCGCCGCGCGAGCGCCGGGCTCGGCGCGGCGACGGCGTGTGCATCGAGCATGTCGTCGAGCGCGCGCGCTTCGGCGAGCGCGGCGAGCGTCTGCGCGTCGCCCGCATGCACGAGCGCGAGCGCCGCGTCGCGTTCGCCCGCAGGCCAGCGTTCCGGCGACGCGCCGTAGGCCTCCGTGAGTTGTCGGAATCGTTCGGGTGTCATCGATGTTCCTTCGGGGCGTCGTCGCCGGTATTCGCGAGATCCGCAAGCGCGGTCCTGAGGTTGCGCCGCGCGCGGCCGAGCAGGCTTTCGAGCGCCTCGACGCTCACGCCCATCGCCGCCGCCGCTTCCGCGTTCGACAGTTCCTGGTAGTACTGCAGCACGAGCGCTTCGCGCTGGCGCGCGGGCAGCGTGGCGAGCGCCCGCCGAATGTGCGCGCTCGCGTGCGCCGTATCGAGACGTTCGTCGGGCAGGGGCGCGAGATCGGCCTGCTCCGGCCAGTCATCGGACACGCTCGTCTCCCGATGACGCCGCAGACGGTCATAGCAGAGATTGAGCGTCACGCGATGCAGCCACGTATCGAAGCGCGCGGACCCGGAGCGCCACTTCGGGGCGATCTTCCAGATGCGCAGGAACGCTTCCTGAGCCACGTCGTCGGCCTCGTCACGGTCGCCGAGCATGCGCGCCGCGAGCGCGACGATGCGCGGGAGCTTGCGCGCGACCATCTCGCGGACGGCTCCCGCTTCCCGATTGCCGACGCGGGCAATGAGCGCGGTATCCGGATCTTCTTCTTCGTTCAATGTGGTGTCGGGTCTCGTTGCGCATGTCGGACTGCTCGCGGGCGAAGCGAATCGACGCCTTCGCCCGCATCCTCAGTAAACGACGACCGGCCCGCGATAGTAGACAGGCCGCGCCGGATACACGACGCAGCCAGTCAGCGTCGCGGCGACCAGCGCGGCCGCAAGCAATGCCTTCAGCATGATGAGCCACCTCGATTCGATCGTGTCACGCCCAGTGCCCTTCGACCCAGCGCCAGTTCGGCCCGTGCTGCACCCAATGTCCCGGAATCCAGCGATAACCCGCGCGCACCGGCCGCCAGTGTCCCGGCGCCCAGACGTAGCCGCCATGCGCCCAGCGCCAGTGGCCCGGATCCCATGCGTAACCGGAGCGCGGCGGCGGAGGCGCTTCGACGCGGGCCGGCGGTGGCGCGGACGGCGCGATGATGATGGCCTGCGCGTGCGCGGGCTCGCTGTGCAGGGCAGCGAATGAAACCGCGATGACCGGCGCGAGCATCGCGGCCGCAAGCGCCGCACGCAGCGGCGAAGGTGTTTTTCTCATGATGTGTCCCGTCGTTTCAGGTTGCGACGAGACATTGAACGCAGTGGCGCGGCGATTTCCGTCGCGCTTGCGGCGGCGAATTTGTAACCGGTTTTTACGCGAACGCGTCCAGTCCGTCGACGAGACGTTTCGCGAGGCGCGGCTGACGCAGTTGCTCGGTCCACCATTGCAGCGCGCGGCCTTCGTGATCTCCACGCCACGCGACATACAGAACGTTCGGCTCGCGCGGATCGGCGGTTTCCTTTTCGACGAGCTCGCCGCGCGCGAGCAACGTTGCCACGCGATGCCGCGGCACCCAGCCCGTGCCCAGTCCGTGCCGCTGCGCGAGGATTTTCGCGCGCATCGTCGGCACGGCGAACGCGGCCTGGCCGCCGAGCACGCCGTACGCGCGTCCCGCCGATCGCGACGAATCCGCGACGACGACCGCCCGATGCGCCGCGATCTGCTCGCGCCGGAGCGGCCCGTCCACTTGCGCGAGCGGATGCCGCGACGACACCGCGAACACCCATTGCATCACGCCGAGCTCGAACCAGCGCAGGCCGGGAATCGCGGGCGGCTCGTTGGTCGCGCCGACGATCAGATCGGCGCGGCCGTCGCGCAACGCTTCCCAGGTGCCGCTCAGGACTTCGTGCGTGATGCGCAGCGCGACGCCGGAATCGAGCGCATCGAACGCCTGCACGACCGGCAGCAGTGTCTCGAATTCGAGGATTTCATCGCAGACGATCCACAGCCGGTCTTCCCAGCCGCTCGCGATCTGTTTGACGCGCTGCGCGAGCCGCGACACGTCGAGCATCAGGCGCGACGCTTCGTCGGCGAGCAGATGACCGGCGG is a window encoding:
- a CDS encoding LysR family transcriptional regulator, with the protein product MLSEDELSLLDAIRETGSLSRAAARLGKAPSTVSHAARQLETRFDALLFDRRRYRLQLTPAGHLLADEASRLMLDVSRLAQRVKQIASGWEDRLWIVCDEILEFETLLPVVQAFDALDSGVALRITHEVLSGTWEALRDGRADLIVGATNEPPAIPGLRWFELGVMQWVFAVSSRHPLAQVDGPLRREQIAAHRAVVVADSSRSAGRAYGVLGGQAAFAVPTMRAKILAQRHGLGTGWVPRHRVATLLARGELVEKETADPREPNVLYVAWRGDHEGRALQWWTEQLRQPRLAKRLVDGLDAFA
- a CDS encoding DUF1800 family protein, whose protein sequence is MAIAPSLSPAAIAVNRFGLGARPGEPLPADPRGWLIEQADPPKSAYRPMPSGLSGQPSSAALAARFAERQRALRDASDADKPAVRKQYSEQIRDAYRDAVDARMTSALTTNTPFIERLVHFWANHFAVSIEKPPVAMLAGSFENEAIRPHVLGRFEDMLVAAERHPAMQIFLDQARSVGPDSPAAARAAMRNPDNRRGLNENLAREIMELHTLGVRSGYTQADVTEFARTLTGWSLGAMTAAAANNPNDPTPPGQFVFRPRLHEPGVRTVMSTQYAQVDEAQPLAVLHDLANARATAHHIAEKLARHFVADTPPPALVDQLANVFSDTGGDLPSVYRALIDAPQAWQPASAKFKTPWDWTVSSLRGLGRTDLQGVRAAPLLTQLGQQVWRPGSPAGYDDIAASWAAPDALVRRVELAQRFAARAGDRLDARTLGPQLLPGALSEATANAVSRAESAPTALALLLVSPDFLRR
- a CDS encoding DUF1501 domain-containing protein, with protein sequence MLTRRQFLWCAGASAGAMLVAPQFVFASADTERRFVFVIQRGAADGLNIVVPYGDPAYATLRGPLAIDASGATKLDGMFALHPALAQVGQMYRARQALFVHAVASPYRERSHFDGQNVLETGGNAPYRLKDGWMNRLLSMLPAPRADAVAFAPTVPLALRGRADVTSYAPSSLPQAPDDLITRVSQLYAGDAQLHPLWDAAMQARGLAADAGARQDPASLGKLAAGFLSKPDGPRIAMIETGGWDTHSAQNPRLAAQLKALDTMLAALRDGLGEHWANTTVVVATEFGRTAAANGTGGTDHGTASAAMIVGGAVAGGRVLADWPGLANASLYQARDLKPTTGLDAVIASAAGETFGIEPERVGAMLFPDSGSRRLGQRILIG
- a CDS encoding RNA polymerase sigma factor, producing MNEEEDPDTALIARVGNREAGAVREMVARKLPRIVALAARMLGDRDEADDVAQEAFLRIWKIAPKWRSGSARFDTWLHRVTLNLCYDRLRRHRETSVSDDWPEQADLAPLPDERLDTAHASAHIRRALATLPARQREALVLQYYQELSNAEAAAAMGVSVEALESLLGRARRNLRTALADLANTGDDAPKEHR
- a CDS encoding periplasmic heavy metal sensor; the protein is MSPRTLKTLAAVSLVLNVFLIGSIAGGAYRWFAQQRTEAAQPRGIRFAAADLSAERQRQLRDALRETRRASLPLIRDARDGRIDLAQSLAARDFDRRALDDALARTRQADAALRARIEGTVADFASTLTPDERLKLVAAMERYGPLRALPPDARPKQ
- a CDS encoding YXWGXW repeat-containing protein; its protein translation is MLAPVIAVSFAALHSEPAHAQAIIIAPSAPPPARVEAPPPPRSGYAWDPGHWRWAHGGYVWAPGHWRPVRAGYRWIPGHWVQHGPNWRWVEGHWA